The Schizosaccharomyces pombe strain 972h- genome assembly, chromosome: I genome contains a region encoding:
- the dlc2 gene encoding dynein light chain Dlc2, which yields MAVIKAVDMSEKMQQEAIHAAVQAMEKFTIEKDIAAFIKREFDKKFSPTWHCIVGRNFGSFVTHESRHFIYFYLGTVAFLLFKSG from the exons ATGGCAGTCATCAAGGCTGTCGATATG TCAGAGAAGATGCAGCAAGAAGCTATTCACGCAg CTGTTCAAGCAATGGAAAAATTCACGATTGAGAAA GATATTGCCGCATTTATCAAACGAGAATTTGACAAAAAGTTTTCACCTACCTGGCATTGTATCGTAGGCAGAAACTTCGGTTCGTTTGTCACTCATG AATCAAGACactttatttacttttacCTTGGGACTGTGGCTTTCCTTCTGTTCAAGTCTGGTTAG
- the rpf2 gene encoding Brix domain-containing protein Rpf2, with protein MLRQVKPKNARTKRALEKREPKLVEGAKTAIFLRGNATSQISLDVLGDIHALKKPFSVNFQKKNNILPFEDASSLEFFSEKNDAALAVMATHNKKRPHNLTWVRFFNYRVLDMIELGIVNYKSIQSFSATPIVPGTKPMILFQGPVFDAHPTYRHIKSLFLDFFRGEPIQKLDSAGLSYVIVVSAAEAQEDETKPLPLVHFRVYGTKLLKTKTNLPRVELEEMGPRIDFNIRRVQPAESDVLEEALKKPKTQEPKPKKNVDVDIIGNKVGRIHVDQQDLGNLQTRKMKGLKRSVEEREDSENEEVEIEEDVISDASE; from the exons ATGCTTCGTCAAGT TAAACCTAAAAATGCACGCACTAAACGTGCTCTGGAAAAGCGAGAACCAAAACTAGTGGAGGGTGCAAAAACcgcaatttttttgcgtGGAAATGCAACGTCTCAAATTTCCTTGGACGTTTTGGGAGACATCCATGCTTTGAAAAAGCCTTTTTctgtaaattttcaaaaaaagaacaacaTTCTTCCTTTTGAAGACGCATCTTcccttgaatttttttcagaaaaaaatgatgcgGCGTTGGCTGTGATGGCGACACATAACAAGAAGAGACCTCACAATCTTACGTGGGTTAGATTCTTTAATTATCGTGTTTTAGATATGATTGAGCTTGGCATTGTTAATTACAAGTCAATCCAATCCTTTTCG GCTACACCAATTGTCCCAGGCACTAAACCCATGATTTTATTCCAAGGTCCTGTGTTCGATGCTCACCCTACTTATCGTCATATAAAATCACTGtttttggatttctttAGAGGAGAGCCTATTCAAAAACTAGATTCTGCGGGTTTATCATATGTAATTGTAGTTTCTGCTGCTGAGGCTCAAGAAGATGAAACAAAACCACTTCCTCTCGTTCATTTCCGTGTTTACGGTACCAAATTACTGAAAACAAAGACAAACCTTCCACGTGTTGAACTTGAAGAAATGGGACCTCGTATAGATTTTAACATTCGTCGTGTCCAACCCGCTGAAAGCGATGTTTTGGAAGAGGCTCTTAAAAAGCCCAAGACTCAAGAACCCAAACCCAAGAAAAATGTTGACGTTGATATCATTGGAAATAAAGTTGGTCGTATTCATGTTGATCAACAAGATCTTGGTAATTTACAAACTCGTAAGATGAAGGGTTTAAAGCGCTCTGTTGAGGAAAGAGAAGATagtgaaaatgaagaagttgAAATCGAAGAAGATGTCATTTCAGATGCTAGCGAATAA